In Hemicordylus capensis ecotype Gifberg chromosome 4, rHemCap1.1.pri, whole genome shotgun sequence, the genomic window AAGCTATTGGGGGGGGCACTTATAACTGTCAATGAAGTTTTATCCTAAATTTTGCAGCCAATTGACATacctaaagaaagaaaaaagcccaACTCGTACAGCACCGGGAACCAAAATTAAATGTTGGTTGGTTCTACATGACGTCTCCAATCCTCAGGAGCgtgtgctccccctcccctgcctgcttgcaaatTGGAATGATTCTATTTCTGACTGTGGTTAGAAACCAAGATCGATTACGCCCTCTGAACTGAACAGACTTGCTAATTTAACCAAAGCatttgaaataaactgagatctgaGCCTAAGAATTGAAATGGGGTTCGGATCTCAGTTTACTTCAAGCACTTTGGTGAGTTCAGACATCACTACTGATCTTGGTTTGGTTCTAACCATAGTCGGAAGTGGAATTTCCCCAACTCATTTGCAGGCAGGGAAAGAGGGACTGTGTTCAAGTCTTGAAGATGTTGTATGGAACCAAGACTTAACCCTGCTTCCATGGGAAATCTGAACCTTCTCTAGGTATATAAATTTTGGATTTGAATTTATTTCAAGTATTTAAGAAGTTGGGCTAGAATTCGACagcctttttgtttttgctgcaaatTATTTTTATGCATTTCAGTTGTATGAAGACAGTGAACAGAGTTGTTTGAAGGGATTCAGTGTGTTGTGAGCTCTGAGAGGCCCCTGCATTTTGGATAGGTTAGACTAATCTAGCCTATCCAAAATACAGGGGCCACAGTGCTCACTGCACAGAAAAAAAAAGCTGACACTGTGCCAGCGGTGGGGTCTCTTTTGTGCTGACTCCTTCCAGATGGTTTATCTCAGCTTGAATCCCAGTATTTGGTGACTGCAACTCATTGCTCATTGAAGAGGTTTAAATCTGCTCCATGCAGTCAGCTTGGATAAGTGCATAACTCCAGCTTTGACACCACAGGCTGCTGTTGCTCCATCTCAGCCATGCCAACCttccacctttttgcctccaagAATTCTCTCCTCTCTATAACATGACTTTTTGCAGCATAAAGTTGTTTATAAGGCTAGGCAATATGACTGCAGTTCATAGCTCCTAGTAGATGGTCTTTCATGCCAGCaaattttctttaaatttttattttatagcCATGGCAACAAGCGAACCAGGACAACCACCACCATATTCTAATGTGTGGACTCTCtattgtctaactgatttgaaacaacaAGGTCGtaagtcaccaccaccaccaccaccaccccttccgcCTATTGGAACTGGTGCTCCTGTTCCCCAGGCAACCCTATTCATATCTAGTGGTAAGGACCAACAGCAGTATCTACAGCCGCAGATGATACAACAAGGTCAACCACCacaagtgtcctctccaacttaTGTGATGATGGAAGATGGGAAGAAAGGAAGTGCACCACCTTTCATTTTAGTGGGCTCTTCTGTTCAGAATAAGCAGGACTGGAAACCCATCCCTGGCCATACTGTTCTTGCACAGCCGGACACTGGTGGTACTGTGAGGAGGTTCGCTACAATACCTGTACCGGTCGCCAGGCCAGCAGATGCGAAAACAGCCAACCCCAATTTTAACTCCGCACAGGATAGCGGTAGACCTCCAACTCCAGTTTTTCTTTCAGTTGCCATACCACTTGAGGATGTGATGACTGGGAAGGGCTCTGGAGCTGGAGATAAAACACCTTTTGCAGGAAGCTATGGTATAGCAGGAGAAATCACATTTGCCTCAGTACGCAGAACGGAATAGCAAAATGGTATGTAGATTATTT contains:
- the CABYR gene encoding calcium-binding tyrosine phosphorylation-regulated protein isoform X2, with the translated sequence MCTAKPRMVVPYGLKTLLEGVSRAVLKASPSNITEFAAVYFRELIVFREEHPNLDIKDLVREFHCTRVEGWAEGTGGAPRGQAKRADVGDAYRSDSTPISDEPKRKEKSTDTEEDQINEEPEREQATKTTQYPSVVDDFGDKTGDEKGAGLAYVPADPAQLAAQMLAMATSEPGQPPPYSNVWTLYCLTDLKQQGRKSPPPPPPPLPPIGTGAPVPQATLFISSGKDQQQYLQPQMIQQGQPPQVSSPTYVMMEDGKKGSAPPFILVGSSVQNKQDWKPIPGHTVLAQPDTGGTVRRFATIPVPVARPADAKTANPNFNSAQDSGRPPTPVFLSVAIPLEDVMTGKGSGAGDKTPFAGSYGIAGEITFASVRRTE